Proteins encoded in a region of the Corynebacterium breve genome:
- a CDS encoding peroxiredoxin produces MAIMTVGERFPEFELTALKGGDLHEVNAAQPEDYFETVSLDKYPGKWKVVFFYPKDFTFVCPTEIAAFGKLDEDFQDRDTQILGGSTDNEFAHFNWRATHPELKEVPFPMFADVKHELIRTLGVENEAGVADRATFIIDPDGIIQFVSVTPDAVGRNVDEVLRVLDALQSEEVCACNWEANDPTKNINKLDVVQESLK; encoded by the coding sequence ATGGCAATCATGACTGTTGGGGAGCGTTTCCCAGAATTCGAGCTGACCGCACTTAAGGGCGGTGACCTGCACGAGGTCAACGCTGCACAGCCAGAGGATTACTTCGAGACTGTGTCTCTGGACAAGTACCCAGGCAAGTGGAAGGTTGTTTTCTTCTACCCAAAGGACTTCACCTTCGTCTGCCCAACTGAGATTGCTGCATTTGGCAAGCTCGATGAGGACTTCCAGGACCGCGACACCCAGATCTTGGGTGGCTCCACTGACAACGAGTTCGCACACTTCAACTGGCGCGCAACCCACCCAGAGCTGAAAGAAGTTCCTTTCCCAATGTTCGCGGACGTCAAGCACGAGCTCATCCGCACCCTTGGTGTCGAGAACGAAGCTGGCGTTGCAGACCGCGCGACCTTCATCATTGACCCAGACGGCATCATCCAGTTCGTCTCCGTCACCCCAGACGCAGTTGGCCGTAACGTGGACGAGGTCCTGCGTGTGCTGGACGCTCTGCAATCCGAGGAAGTTTGCGCTTGCAACTGGGAAGCAAACGACCCAACCAAGAACATCAA
- a CDS encoding hydrogen peroxide-inducible genes activator encodes MSNKEYRPTLAQLRTFVTIAENKHFGTAANKLSISQPSLSQALVALETGLDVQLIERSTRKVIVTPIGEKLLPYAKATLEAADAFIHQSRGAHGDLTGPLTIGVIPTVAPYVLPELLRGLKDEFPELEPRIVEEQTKHLVTQLREGQLDVALMALPSDGSGLIDLPLYDERFTIVVPENHSLAGESNLGLQAMDQLDLLLLDDGHCLRDQVVDLCRAASINPAEAADSVTRASSLTTILQLVVAGLGTTLVPESALQTECTRPGLALATFDESVVAQRTIGLVYRSSSSRIAEYEKLGEMVKRAFERTLEGNKALAGA; translated from the coding sequence ATGAGCAATAAAGAGTATCGGCCGACCCTTGCACAGCTCCGGACATTTGTCACGATCGCAGAGAATAAGCACTTTGGCACCGCAGCCAACAAGCTGTCTATTTCACAGCCCTCCCTTTCCCAGGCACTCGTTGCTCTGGAAACCGGGTTGGACGTGCAGCTTATTGAACGATCGACTCGCAAAGTCATCGTTACCCCCATCGGGGAGAAACTCCTCCCCTATGCCAAAGCGACTCTCGAGGCAGCCGATGCGTTTATCCACCAGTCCCGTGGCGCACATGGCGATCTCACCGGGCCTCTAACAATCGGGGTGATCCCGACAGTTGCTCCTTATGTCCTTCCCGAGCTGCTCCGCGGTTTGAAGGACGAGTTCCCGGAGCTGGAACCGCGAATTGTCGAGGAACAAACCAAACACCTGGTCACCCAGCTGCGCGAAGGCCAGCTCGATGTCGCTCTGATGGCGCTTCCGTCCGATGGTTCCGGACTTATCGATCTACCGCTTTACGACGAGCGTTTCACCATCGTGGTTCCAGAGAATCACTCCTTGGCTGGTGAATCCAACCTCGGACTGCAGGCCATGGACCAACTCGACCTTTTGCTTCTCGACGACGGTCACTGTCTTCGAGATCAAGTAGTGGATTTATGCCGTGCCGCCAGCATCAACCCTGCTGAGGCCGCCGACTCCGTTACTCGCGCCTCATCGTTGACCACGATTCTCCAGCTCGTCGTAGCTGGGCTGGGTACCACTCTGGTCCCAGAATCGGCACTTCAAACTGAATGCACCCGTCCTGGCCTCGCTTTGGCAACCTTCGATGAGTCAGTTGTGGCACAACGTACGATCGGTCTTGTATACCGCTCTTCGTCGTCACGCATCGCCGAGTACGAAAAGCTTGGTGAGATGGTAAAACGAGCTTTCGAGCGCACCTTGGAAGGCAACAAGGCGTTGGCCGGCGCTTAG
- the hrpA gene encoding ATP-dependent RNA helicase HrpA: MTTSPPSRDDLLARLDHVSLADARRFSRRLRKARAPQALSAIARDIDEAAARVSLIDDTVPVITYPEELPVSERREDIMELIRDNQVVIIAGETGSGKTTQIPKMLLELGRGRRGLIGHTQPRRLAARTVAERIADELGQEIGQSVGYAIRFDDRVSQSSAVKLMTDGILLAEMQRDRFLNAYDTIIIDEAHERSLNIDFLLGYLKQLLPRRKDLKVIITSATIDPERFARHFAAADGTPAPIIEVSGRTYPVEIRYRPLEQQVGDRTVDIDMFDGLIHALQELMAEGDGDILCFFAGERDIRDAMEVIEGQNWRGVEVTPLFGRLSNQEQHRVFSPHSGRRIVLSTNIAETSLTVPGIHYVIDTGTARISRYSTRTKVQRLPIEEISQASANQRSGRCGRVADGIAIRLYSEDDFNSRPEFTDPEILRTNLASVILQMISLRLGEITDFPFIQPPDHKAIRDGLVLLNELGALEASQEPRLTAIGRDLAKIPVDPRMARMLVEANTLGVLDDVTVIVSALTIQDVRERPLELQAQADQAHARFKDSTSDFLSSLKLWDYINESRDELSGNAFRKRMKKEFLHYMRIREWYDLVRQLRDVEKQLGWSSADRVVGTRNEDAIHQSLLSGLLSNIGARDGNSKEFLGARGTRFLIFPGSSLAKKPPEFIMAGELVETSRLWARSVAKIQPAWVEKLAGNLLKHSYSEPVWSTKRAAAMVHQKSMLYGVTVVADRMVPYHRIDQAAARNMFIRNGLIAGEWNTHHKFLKHNQQLLDEASVVEDKVRRRGLVVDEDSLFDFYDSRLPDNATTGRHFDSWWKRKREENPAFLNFDPEALVDDVEGHTDNSFPDTWKQGSVTYELQYKFEPGDPFDGVTVLIPVPLLANVEGEDFRWLVPGLRTELVTELIRSLPKTLRKTVVPAPNFAERATPKLIPFESPLTDQLAQVLQEMGARGINGSDFRPELLPAHLSITYAAIDKRGMVIDHDKDLAALQDRRAGQIRSSVSKAGRKAETKTVKEWTKDSLGSIPETVSTTVDGNQVEAYPALQATSDGVKVTVHPTRAAAEASMVTATLTILLRQITVSTSQMIKGLPLRQRVAVDHYPHGGAEGLVEDARVAAIRDLMFEHGGPVRSPEEFDALVAKVKPDVAGKVRRSVVMIAPGLVEYANIATELQKWEGPAIDDMRKQLDFILPKHAITIHGIENLQHIPRYMDAMGTRLEEMSFDPERDADRQSVVNNVEAYLHNKLNHLPAGREKTKEVKDILWRIQELRVSLFAQRLGTPKPVSERRIQKMVDKLR, from the coding sequence ATGACTACTTCTCCTCCTTCACGCGATGATTTGCTCGCCCGCCTAGACCACGTGTCGCTAGCTGATGCTCGCCGGTTCTCTCGGCGGCTTCGTAAGGCTCGCGCTCCGCAGGCGTTGTCCGCCATTGCCCGGGACATCGACGAGGCCGCGGCTCGAGTTTCGCTTATCGACGACACCGTTCCCGTCATCACCTACCCAGAGGAACTGCCCGTATCGGAACGTCGGGAAGACATCATGGAGCTCATCCGTGACAATCAGGTAGTCATCATCGCTGGTGAGACCGGCTCGGGCAAGACCACCCAGATACCGAAGATGCTTTTGGAACTAGGCCGTGGCAGACGTGGCCTTATCGGCCACACCCAGCCGCGACGCCTTGCTGCACGCACGGTGGCAGAACGTATTGCGGACGAACTCGGTCAAGAAATCGGTCAGTCGGTTGGCTACGCTATTCGCTTTGATGACCGCGTGTCGCAGTCGTCGGCAGTCAAGCTCATGACCGACGGTATTCTGCTCGCTGAGATGCAGCGCGACCGCTTTCTCAATGCCTACGACACCATCATCATCGACGAGGCACACGAACGTTCTCTTAATATCGACTTCCTGCTGGGCTATCTCAAGCAGCTACTCCCACGTCGCAAGGATCTGAAGGTCATCATTACGTCCGCAACGATCGACCCTGAGCGATTCGCGCGCCACTTCGCTGCCGCTGATGGCACGCCTGCCCCTATCATCGAGGTTTCAGGACGCACTTATCCCGTAGAAATCCGCTATCGCCCGTTAGAACAGCAAGTTGGCGATCGCACCGTTGATATCGACATGTTCGACGGTTTGATCCACGCCCTCCAAGAACTCATGGCGGAAGGCGACGGAGACATCCTCTGCTTCTTCGCCGGCGAACGCGACATCCGTGATGCTATGGAGGTCATCGAGGGCCAGAACTGGCGCGGGGTCGAAGTCACTCCCCTATTCGGACGGCTTTCCAACCAGGAACAGCATCGCGTGTTCTCCCCACATTCTGGTCGCCGCATAGTGCTATCGACCAACATCGCGGAAACCTCGCTGACAGTGCCGGGCATCCACTATGTCATCGACACTGGCACCGCACGCATCTCTCGTTACTCCACGAGGACAAAAGTGCAGCGACTCCCTATCGAGGAGATTTCTCAGGCCTCGGCGAATCAGCGCTCCGGGCGCTGTGGCCGAGTAGCGGACGGCATCGCCATCAGGCTGTATTCAGAAGACGACTTCAACTCTCGCCCGGAGTTCACCGACCCAGAGATCCTGCGGACAAACCTCGCCAGCGTCATCTTGCAGATGATTTCCCTACGCCTTGGCGAGATCACCGATTTCCCATTTATCCAGCCGCCGGATCACAAAGCGATCCGTGACGGTCTAGTCCTCCTAAACGAACTCGGTGCGCTAGAAGCAAGCCAAGAACCCCGCTTGACGGCGATCGGCCGGGATCTAGCCAAGATCCCCGTAGATCCGCGCATGGCGCGCATGCTGGTTGAGGCGAACACCCTTGGTGTGCTGGACGATGTGACCGTGATCGTCTCCGCATTGACAATCCAGGACGTCCGCGAGCGCCCACTTGAGCTCCAAGCTCAGGCTGATCAGGCGCACGCTCGGTTCAAAGACTCGACCTCAGATTTTCTTTCTAGCCTAAAGTTGTGGGACTACATCAATGAATCCCGGGACGAACTTTCCGGTAATGCTTTCCGCAAGCGCATGAAGAAGGAATTTCTCCACTACATGCGCATCCGTGAGTGGTACGACTTGGTGCGGCAGCTTCGCGACGTTGAAAAACAGCTCGGATGGTCCAGCGCCGACCGCGTCGTCGGCACGCGTAACGAAGATGCGATCCACCAATCATTGCTGTCGGGGCTTTTGTCGAATATCGGCGCTCGCGACGGCAATTCCAAAGAATTCCTCGGTGCTCGCGGGACGCGGTTTTTGATCTTTCCCGGATCTTCCTTAGCGAAGAAGCCACCGGAGTTCATCATGGCGGGAGAACTCGTAGAGACTTCCCGCCTGTGGGCGCGTAGTGTCGCAAAGATTCAACCCGCATGGGTAGAGAAGCTCGCTGGCAATTTGCTCAAACACTCCTATTCCGAGCCGGTGTGGTCGACCAAACGGGCAGCCGCGATGGTGCACCAAAAATCGATGTTGTACGGGGTCACCGTCGTAGCGGACCGTATGGTGCCCTATCACCGCATCGACCAGGCAGCCGCCCGAAATATGTTCATCCGCAACGGGCTTATTGCGGGAGAGTGGAACACTCACCACAAATTCTTGAAGCACAACCAGCAGCTTCTCGACGAAGCCTCAGTTGTCGAAGACAAGGTTCGTCGCCGAGGCTTAGTCGTGGATGAAGACAGTCTTTTCGACTTCTATGACTCCCGTCTACCTGATAATGCGACAACCGGACGCCATTTTGACTCCTGGTGGAAAAGGAAGCGCGAAGAGAACCCCGCGTTTCTCAACTTCGACCCAGAAGCTCTTGTCGACGACGTTGAAGGGCATACCGATAACTCTTTCCCGGATACTTGGAAGCAAGGCAGCGTCACCTACGAGCTGCAGTACAAATTTGAGCCAGGAGACCCGTTCGATGGTGTCACCGTCCTCATTCCTGTACCCCTGTTGGCAAACGTCGAGGGCGAAGATTTCCGCTGGTTAGTACCTGGACTCCGTACTGAACTAGTCACAGAACTCATTCGTTCGCTTCCGAAAACGCTGCGCAAGACAGTGGTTCCAGCTCCTAACTTTGCAGAGCGTGCGACACCAAAACTGATTCCGTTTGAGTCGCCTTTGACTGATCAATTAGCTCAAGTGCTCCAGGAGATGGGAGCCAGAGGCATTAATGGTTCGGATTTTCGTCCTGAGCTTCTTCCCGCGCATCTGTCCATTACATATGCAGCCATAGATAAACGTGGCATGGTCATTGACCACGATAAGGATCTTGCGGCTTTGCAGGATCGGCGCGCGGGACAGATTCGCTCCTCGGTATCTAAGGCTGGCCGGAAAGCTGAAACCAAGACAGTCAAAGAGTGGACTAAGGATTCCTTGGGATCTATCCCTGAGACTGTCTCTACTACTGTCGATGGAAATCAAGTAGAGGCATATCCCGCTTTGCAAGCTACATCGGACGGTGTCAAAGTCACTGTGCATCCTACGAGAGCTGCCGCCGAGGCATCCATGGTAACGGCGACACTTACCATTTTGCTGCGGCAGATCACTGTTTCAACGTCGCAGATGATCAAAGGGTTGCCGCTACGGCAAAGGGTGGCGGTAGATCACTATCCGCATGGAGGCGCCGAAGGGCTTGTTGAAGATGCACGTGTGGCGGCGATCCGTGACTTGATGTTTGAGCACGGTGGACCAGTACGTTCTCCGGAAGAGTTTGACGCCTTGGTTGCCAAGGTAAAGCCAGATGTAGCGGGCAAAGTACGTCGTTCTGTCGTCATGATTGCTCCTGGGCTGGTCGAGTATGCCAACATCGCCACAGAACTGCAAAAGTGGGAAGGTCCAGCAATCGATGACATGCGCAAGCAGCTGGATTTCATCCTGCCGAAGCATGCAATCACTATTCACGGGATTGAGAACCTCCAACATATTCCCCGCTACATGGACGCGATGGGCACCCGCTTAGAGGAAATGTCTTTCGATCCCGAACGGGACGCCGATCGACAGTCTGTGGTAAATAATGTCGAAGCTTACTTGCATAATAAGCTGAATCACCTGCCGGCTGGGCGTGAGAAGACAAAAGAGGTCAAAGACATCCTCTGGCGTATTCAAGAGCTTCGCGTGAGCCTGTTTGCACAACGACTAGGAACTCCCAAACCAGTTTCTGAGCGCCGCATTCAGAAAATGGTCGATAAGCTTCGATAA
- the nrdR gene encoding transcriptional regulator NrdR — protein MHCPFCHNDSSRVIDSRIIDSGSSIRRRRECVECNGRFTTIEKAVLTVVKRNGLSEPFDRDKVITGVRRACQGRDVTDDALKRLAQEVEETVRSQGSSQINANEIGLAILEPLRALDEVAYLRFASVYKSFESADDFESEIRLMRRRDREY, from the coding sequence GTGCATTGCCCTTTTTGCCACAATGACTCGTCACGTGTCATAGATTCTCGAATCATTGATTCAGGGTCCTCAATTAGACGGCGTCGGGAGTGCGTGGAATGCAATGGCCGCTTTACAACGATTGAGAAGGCCGTACTTACTGTAGTCAAGAGGAATGGCCTGTCAGAGCCTTTCGATCGTGACAAAGTCATTACCGGCGTGCGACGTGCATGCCAGGGGAGAGATGTTACTGACGATGCACTGAAACGACTTGCCCAAGAAGTCGAGGAAACTGTTCGTAGCCAGGGTAGTTCGCAGATCAATGCCAATGAGATTGGACTTGCGATTCTGGAACCCTTACGTGCACTAGACGAAGTCGCATACCTGCGTTTCGCATCGGTGTACAAATCATTCGAAAGCGCCGATGATTTCGAGTCTGAAATACGATTGATGAGACGTCGCGACCGCGAGTACTAG
- the lexA gene encoding transcriptional repressor LexA, producing the protein MARPKNSTSKPDPSKLSARQKRILEVIQDAVVLRGYPPSIREIGDAAGLQSTSSVAYQLKELEKKGFLRRDPNKPRAVDLRHLPNSTLKKKKSDTPQPAPEDTVQTSFVPVVGQIAAGNPILAEQHIDEYYPMPADIVGEGEIYMLQVVGESMRDAGILDGDWVIVRAQPIAEEGEFVAALLDGEATVKEFHRDSTGVWLLPHNEAFAPIPAEDAEIMGKVVSVMRKL; encoded by the coding sequence ATGGCGCGCCCCAAAAACTCGACATCAAAACCAGACCCGTCAAAACTGTCCGCCCGTCAGAAGCGGATCCTCGAAGTCATTCAGGATGCCGTCGTCCTGCGCGGTTATCCGCCGAGCATCAGGGAGATTGGTGACGCAGCAGGACTTCAGTCCACGTCCTCTGTGGCGTACCAACTCAAAGAGCTTGAGAAGAAGGGATTTCTGCGACGAGATCCAAACAAGCCCCGCGCTGTCGACCTGCGTCATTTGCCAAACTCGACTCTGAAAAAGAAGAAGTCCGACACCCCACAGCCAGCGCCAGAAGACACGGTTCAAACAAGTTTCGTTCCAGTGGTCGGACAGATTGCCGCAGGAAATCCCATCCTCGCGGAGCAGCACATCGACGAGTACTACCCAATGCCCGCAGACATTGTTGGCGAGGGCGAGATTTACATGCTCCAGGTAGTTGGCGAGTCGATGCGAGACGCAGGGATCCTCGACGGCGACTGGGTAATTGTTCGGGCACAACCGATCGCCGAGGAAGGTGAATTCGTTGCCGCGCTGCTCGATGGCGAAGCAACCGTAAAGGAGTTTCACCGAGACTCCACCGGTGTCTGGCTTCTTCCACACAACGAAGCTTTTGCTCCGATCCCAGCAGAGGACGCAGAGATCATGGGCAAGGTTGTGTCGGTGATGCGCAAGCTTTAG
- a CDS encoding DeoR/GlpR family DNA-binding transcription regulator — MYAEERRRQIASLTAVEGRVNVTELSEKFDVTAETIRRDLAVLDREGVVHRVHGGAVASQSFLTAEFTLDSRFRSSPSAKSAIAREALHFLPGKDGSVFLDAGTTTNALADLMRDHPNAEDWSIVTNSLPIALELSGAGLSNVQLLGGSVRAITQAVVGDTALRTLALMRADVAFIGTNALTIDHGLSTADAQEAAVKSSMVTNARKVIVLTDSTKLGNDYLVSFASLDSIDVIVTDDEAPESFVSELRERGIEVVLAS; from the coding sequence ATGTACGCCGAAGAACGACGCCGCCAGATTGCATCCCTCACCGCAGTTGAAGGGCGCGTAAACGTTACTGAACTTTCCGAAAAGTTCGACGTCACCGCGGAGACCATCCGACGTGACCTCGCCGTTCTAGATCGTGAGGGTGTCGTTCATCGCGTTCATGGTGGCGCCGTAGCTAGCCAGTCGTTCCTCACCGCTGAGTTCACCCTAGACTCTCGTTTCCGTTCCTCCCCTTCTGCGAAATCCGCTATTGCACGTGAGGCGCTGCACTTTCTACCAGGCAAAGACGGAAGTGTATTTCTTGATGCAGGCACGACGACCAACGCGCTAGCAGACCTGATGCGTGACCACCCCAACGCCGAGGACTGGTCGATTGTCACAAATTCCCTACCCATCGCACTTGAGCTATCGGGTGCTGGCCTGTCCAACGTTCAGCTCCTAGGTGGAAGCGTTCGCGCGATCACTCAAGCGGTTGTCGGCGACACGGCTCTGCGAACCCTCGCTCTCATGCGTGCAGACGTTGCCTTCATCGGCACAAACGCCCTCACAATTGATCATGGATTATCTACCGCAGATGCCCAAGAGGCCGCTGTTAAATCATCAATGGTTACCAATGCTCGTAAAGTTATCGTCCTCACCGACTCCACCAAGTTGGGCAACGATTACCTAGTCAGCTTCGCCTCTCTAGATTCCATCGATGTCATAGTTACCGACGACGAAGCCCCGGAGAGTTTCGTATCGGAACTACGTGAACGTGGGATTGAAGTAGTTCTCGCCTCCTAA
- a CDS encoding 1-phosphofructokinase family hexose kinase produces the protein MILTFTPNPAIDATLVIDEPLSRGEVHRPSQALRNPGGKGVNVSHALVKAGVETTALVPAAPTDTFVNLANASNIPLMPVAVQGNVRTNTAITEPDGTTTKVNELGAPLIPADVQRLADQLLTASADARAVVLAGSLPPGAPVDWYPQLVKMLRSQNPALLIAVDTSDDPLVQLGQQLRTSAPNVLKPNAFEVAQLTGDDGYALEASAEAGDFIPVFEAGKQLLAAGIDELLITLGGAGACLVTREGAWSATPPPTEVHSTVGAGDSSLAGYLIGRVSGLEFPECLRLAVAYGSAAAGLPGTEIPTREQANISQTIVSQL, from the coding sequence ATGATCCTGACTTTCACACCAAACCCGGCAATAGACGCCACGCTTGTCATCGATGAACCACTCAGCCGTGGTGAAGTACATCGACCGTCTCAAGCACTCCGAAATCCAGGTGGCAAAGGCGTCAACGTTTCGCACGCTCTGGTTAAAGCCGGAGTAGAAACCACGGCCTTAGTCCCTGCCGCACCCACAGACACTTTTGTCAATTTGGCCAACGCGAGCAATATTCCGCTCATGCCCGTAGCGGTCCAGGGAAATGTGCGCACAAACACTGCAATCACCGAGCCCGACGGCACAACAACAAAGGTAAACGAACTCGGTGCGCCCCTCATCCCCGCAGACGTACAACGCCTCGCAGACCAACTTCTTACCGCATCGGCAGACGCTAGAGCCGTAGTCCTCGCTGGCTCTTTGCCACCAGGTGCTCCAGTGGACTGGTACCCACAACTTGTCAAGATGCTACGCAGCCAAAACCCGGCTCTGCTCATCGCCGTAGACACATCCGATGACCCTCTAGTTCAACTAGGCCAGCAACTCCGAACCAGTGCCCCAAACGTGCTCAAACCGAATGCGTTTGAGGTAGCTCAACTTACCGGTGACGACGGTTATGCGTTAGAAGCCTCGGCTGAGGCAGGCGACTTCATTCCCGTTTTTGAAGCCGGAAAACAACTCCTCGCCGCTGGCATCGACGAGTTACTGATCACCCTCGGCGGCGCAGGAGCATGCTTAGTCACCCGCGAAGGTGCATGGTCTGCAACCCCACCTCCAACAGAAGTTCATTCCACAGTCGGCGCAGGCGATAGCTCCCTAGCTGGCTACCTCATTGGCCGTGTGTCAGGCCTGGAATTTCCGGAATGTCTTCGACTCGCCGTGGCCTATGGTTCCGCAGCAGCTGGGCTGCCCGGCACTGAAATTCCTACCCGGGAACAAGCCAATATCTCCCAAACAATCGTTTCTCAACTCTAA
- a CDS encoding PTS fructose transporter subunit IIABC, translating to MNSNLITPELVRLDAKMGSTPNEVIAQLAQLVADSGRATEASSLAADAQEREAKAGTGVNGRVAIPHCRSESVQEPTLAFARLAQPVDFAGPDGDADLVFLIAAPAGGGKEHMKILSKLARALVRGDFVDKLRNASSEQELVDEVLAVVNAEKKPKDAAPVTKADVTRIVAVTSCPTGIAHTYMAADSLAQAAAKRDDIEFHVETQGSSGVEPLDPQVIKDADAVIFATDVAVRDKARFAGKPVIQTPVKRGINEPDAMLDEAVAAAKDPQARRVQAAGTESTQSSTAANESWPKRIQQAVMTGVSYMVPFVAAGGLLLALGFLVGGYDMANGWQAIATGHSFTNLPGNEVMVDGEAMTFDRSGIALYVGAVLFAIGQQAMGFVVAALSGYTAYSLAGRPGIAPGFVGGAISVLLGAGFIGGLITGILAGLIAYWIGNWKVPSWLRSLMPVVIIPLLTSLIVGLIMFFLLGRPLEGIMTGLTNWLSSMSGSSAILLGIIIGLMMCFDLGGPVNKAAYLFGTAGLSAGTQASFEIMAAVMITGMVPPIALSIATFLRKNLFTPAEQENGKSAWLLGLSFVSEGAIPFAAADPFRVIPSMMLGGAAAGAVSMALGVGSRAPHGGIFVIFAIEPWWGMLIALVVGVIVSAVAVIAAKQLWPNKAVEQAAAVAA from the coding sequence ATGAATTCAAACCTCATCACCCCAGAGCTGGTCAGGCTCGATGCCAAGATGGGATCAACACCCAACGAAGTCATCGCCCAACTGGCCCAACTCGTCGCTGACAGCGGCCGTGCCACCGAAGCTTCCTCGCTCGCAGCTGATGCCCAAGAGCGCGAAGCCAAGGCAGGCACCGGTGTTAACGGTCGTGTCGCAATCCCCCATTGCCGTTCCGAATCCGTCCAGGAACCCACTCTCGCTTTCGCTCGGCTTGCGCAGCCAGTCGATTTCGCAGGCCCCGACGGGGATGCTGACCTAGTATTCCTCATCGCTGCACCGGCTGGCGGCGGCAAAGAGCATATGAAGATTCTGTCCAAACTCGCACGAGCTTTGGTCCGCGGTGACTTCGTCGACAAGCTGCGAAACGCATCATCCGAGCAAGAGCTTGTCGACGAAGTCCTCGCCGTGGTGAACGCCGAAAAGAAGCCCAAGGATGCAGCACCAGTGACCAAAGCCGATGTGACACGAATTGTCGCTGTGACATCGTGCCCGACCGGAATCGCTCACACCTATATGGCAGCCGATTCACTTGCTCAAGCAGCTGCAAAACGTGACGACATCGAATTCCACGTTGAGACACAGGGTTCATCGGGTGTTGAGCCTTTGGACCCTCAGGTCATCAAGGATGCAGATGCCGTTATCTTTGCAACCGATGTTGCCGTGCGGGACAAGGCTCGTTTCGCGGGCAAGCCCGTGATCCAGACGCCGGTGAAGCGCGGAATCAATGAACCGGACGCGATGCTCGATGAGGCGGTTGCCGCAGCGAAAGATCCACAAGCTCGTCGAGTTCAAGCAGCGGGCACAGAATCCACCCAATCTTCTACCGCCGCCAACGAAAGTTGGCCAAAGCGCATCCAACAGGCAGTAATGACTGGTGTCTCTTACATGGTGCCATTCGTCGCGGCCGGTGGTCTGCTGCTCGCCCTTGGTTTCCTGGTCGGTGGATACGATATGGCTAACGGTTGGCAAGCAATCGCTACCGGGCACTCATTTACCAACTTGCCTGGGAACGAAGTCATGGTCGATGGCGAGGCGATGACGTTCGACCGCTCTGGCATTGCACTGTATGTCGGCGCAGTTCTCTTTGCGATCGGACAACAGGCTATGGGCTTCGTTGTGGCCGCTTTGTCCGGCTACACCGCATATTCGCTTGCGGGTCGTCCGGGTATCGCACCGGGCTTTGTGGGTGGCGCAATCTCCGTCTTGCTTGGCGCGGGCTTCATCGGTGGTCTGATCACCGGTATTCTCGCAGGCCTGATCGCATACTGGATTGGTAACTGGAAGGTCCCAAGCTGGCTACGCTCGCTGATGCCTGTCGTGATCATTCCGTTGCTCACTTCCCTGATCGTCGGCCTGATCATGTTTTTCTTGCTCGGCCGTCCGCTCGAGGGAATCATGACCGGGCTGACTAATTGGCTATCCTCGATGAGTGGCTCTTCCGCAATCCTTCTGGGCATCATCATTGGCCTGATGATGTGCTTCGATCTCGGTGGCCCAGTGAACAAGGCAGCGTACCTGTTCGGCACCGCCGGTCTGTCCGCCGGTACTCAAGCCAGCTTTGAAATCATGGCTGCGGTCATGATCACCGGCATGGTTCCACCAATCGCCCTCTCCATCGCAACATTCCTTCGCAAGAACCTATTCACCCCTGCGGAGCAAGAAAACGGCAAGTCGGCATGGCTGCTAGGCCTCTCGTTTGTGTCAGAGGGTGCGATTCCGTTCGCCGCGGCTGATCCATTCCGCGTGATTCCTTCAATGATGCTGGGCGGTGCTGCCGCTGGTGCAGTCTCCATGGCCCTCGGTGTCGGCTCTCGCGCCCCTCACGGCGGTATCTTCGTGATCTTCGCTATCGAACCTTGGTGGGGAATGCTCATCGCTTTGGTTGTCGGCGTAATCGTCTCGGCGGTTGCGGTCATCGCGGCAAAACAGTTGTGGCCTAACAAGGCTGTCGAACAAGCAGCAGCGGTCGCAGCGTAA
- a CDS encoding HPr family phosphocarrier protein: protein MASKTVKVGSSVGLHARPATIIADAAAEYDDEIILTLVGDEDEDETDAASSLMIMSMGAEQGDEVVVTSDNAEAVEAIAALIEKDLDAE from the coding sequence ATGGCTTCCAAAACAGTAAAAGTCGGCTCCTCTGTCGGCCTACACGCTCGCCCAGCAACGATTATCGCTGATGCGGCAGCAGAATACGACGACGAAATCATCCTGACCCTGGTTGGCGACGAGGACGAGGACGAAACCGACGCGGCTTCCTCCCTGATGATTATGTCGATGGGTGCAGAGCAAGGCGACGAGGTCGTCGTCACCTCCGATAATGCAGAAGCTGTCGAGGCAATCGCTGCTTTGATCGAGAAAGACCTCGACGCTGAGTAA